GCGTCTGAAAGAACAACTGCTGGCGACTGTCAAAGAGCGGGCCGAACACATCATGCTGGTGGACCTGGAGCGCAACGATCTGGGGCGCATTGCCAAGCCAGGCACGGTGCAGGTCGATGAATTGATGGCTGTCGCCAGTTATGCCTACGTGCATCACATTGAATCCAACGTGCGTGGGGAATTACAAGATGGCGTGAATCCCGCGCAAGTGCTGCGGGCGTTGTTTCCCGGCGGCACCATCACCGGCTGCCCCAAAGTGCGCTGTATGCAGATTATTCGTGAGCTTGAACAGCGGCCACGTCACGCTTATACCGGTAGCCTCGGCTATATCAGCAATGATGGCAGCATGGATTTGAATATCCTGATCCGGACCTTTTTAATGCATGACGACAATCTGTATTTTCGGGCTGGCGCGGGTATCGTGGCGGATTCAGAGCCCGAGCGTGAGCTGCAGGAAACCCGCCATAAAGCGCGCGGCTTGTTGCGGGCGCTGGGGCTCGATCAATAACCCGCACTATTTCGGTAGTGGCACGTTTGCCACCCGAGCAATCAGCCAGCGAAACAACCGGGAGCCAGCATGACGATGAGACTGATTAACGGTGTCCCCGCCGAGCGGCTGAATGTGGCGGATCGGGCTTTTCAGTTTGGCGACGGCGTATTCAGAACGCTGTTTCTGAAAGATGGCGTAATTCCCTTTCTGGGGCGCCATCTGACAAAGCTGCGCGCCGATGCCCATGCGCTGGATATCCCCGCCCCGGATGACGAACTCTGGTTAGCGGATATTCGTGCCTGCGACGTGACTGAGGCGACTTTCAAGCTGATCCTCACTCGTGGCGAAACGCCGCGTGGTTATGCCTACCCCGCTGATTTGGCTCCCAATCGCCTGGTGCAATGTACTCCCCCACCAGTGCCAAGGCGCTTTGGTGAGTCTGGCGCCACGGTCCGGCTTTGCGAAACACCTGCAGGCTGGCAACCGCGCCTTGCCGGTATCAAGCATTTGAATCGGCTGGAGAATGTTCTTGCACGAGCCGAGTGGCAAGACCCGGACATTTTTGAGGGCTTGTTGCTGGATCGGGATGGTTGCGTGCTGGAAGGCACCATGACCAATCTGCTGATGCTCGAAGCAGGGCGACTGGTGACCCCATTGCTGGAGAGCGGTGGTGTGGCGGGGGTGATGCGTCAGGTCGCACTGGAGGCCGCGCAAGCGCTGGGCTGGTCCTCGGCGCAGGAACGGATTGCGCTGCCACGCTTGCTGGCGGCTGAGCGGGTCTGGCTGTGCAACAGTCTGATTGGTGTGGTGCCGGTGGGCACGCTGGAGCAAGCTAGATGGGAGGCGCACCCGGCGGATGAAGTCCTCACTCAGGCCATTGCGCAGATGGCCAGTCAGGAAAGTATCCCGCTGTGAAGGCCGGGCAACGCACCTTGGTCCGTTGCCTTTCTCTCTGCCCGCGTCATGGCCTGAAAGGGCTGTGATTGGGTATTCAAACGCGATATCCGTCTATCTTATTCAGCCCTGACCGACCGTAGCCTGCTCTATGAAAGAAGTCGGTGATCCGGGCTGCCGCGGCGTTTTCTGATTTCAAGCTAAATAATACTCGACCCGGAAAGTTGTCGATTTGTGCGAGGTTGAGGGATGCGCGTCGTTCTCGATCAGGAGGACGCGCGGCGGCTTGGACAGTCGCTGCGCCAGCATGGCTTGCCGGAGAGTCTGGATTTGTCCGGCGACGGAGATGGCTTGCTGGCAGTAGTGATCCTGGCCGAAGAAAAACGCGTCAGCGCAGCGGCTGAACGCTGGTTACGCCATCAACCCCTTCCCGATGCTTTTATTATTGGCTGCACTCGCGGCACCCGCTGTTATTGCCAGCCGCAAGACTGGTGGCCCGTCGCCATCTGTGATCTGGTCTCTGCTGACGACCAGGACACACTACTCACCGAACTGGCTTTACGCCTGGCGCGCCTGGCAGAAATGGAAGCCGTTCTGGCCTCGGACTGGCTGCACGAACGCGCCGTGGGCTGTTCTGCCATCTGGCGGCAAACGCTGCGCATGGTGGCAGAAGTGGGCCGCTTTGGTCACGGTGCCTGTCTGCTGCTGGGCGAAAGTGGCTGCGGCAAAGAACTGCTGGCACGGCTGGTGCACGATCTGGACCCGAAACGGCGGCGCGGACCGTTTGTAGTGGTGGATTGTACAACGCTCAGTCCGGAGCTATCGGGCAGCGAACTGTTTGGCCATGCCAAGGGCGCATTTACGCATGCGCTCACCGCGCGTGATGGTGCGGTGGCGTTGGCCGACGGGGGCACCTTGTTTCTGGATGAAGTCGGCGAGCTGGAGTTACCGCTGCAAGCGCGCTTGTTGCGGGTGATTCAGGAACACACCTACAAGCGGGTAGGTGAGGACAACTGGCGTCAATCCGATTTTCGGCTGACCTGCGCCACCAACCGCGATCTTGAGGCTGAAGTCGTCGCCGGACGATTTCGAGCCGATTTGTATTTCCGCATCACGCAATGGACTGTGCGCGCTCCCTGTCTGGCGGAACGTCGCGAAGACATCCCGCTATTGGTCCGGCACTTTCTGGCCGAAAGCGGTCAGGCCATCCCGCAGGTCATGCCCGAGGTCATGCAGCAACTGGTCCGCGCCGATTACCCTGGCAACGTGCGCGAATTGCGCAATGTGGTGCTGCGCATGGCGGATCGGCAGCAAGGTTTTCATGTATTGAGTACCGGCGGATTGCAGGGAATAGGCCTGGTTGCGGACATGGTGTTTGCTGGCACCAACGGCAGTTGGGAGCAGGCGCTGGCTGAGGCGGTGGAAGGGGCACTGGACGCAGGCTTGGGCTTGAAAGGCATTGGGCAACTGGCCGAGTCCGTAGCGGTTCAGGTGGCGGTACGCCGCGCCGGTTCAACCACCCGCGCTGCAGAATTGCTTGGGGTCACGCCACGTGCGCTGCAATTGCGACGACAAGGGCGTCAACCGGATAGCGGGTGATGAGAACGTAAGCGCCGCGCATCCGGAACGCCCGTAGTGGAGCGACCTGCGCGCCGTAACAAGCGCAGGGCATTGCCGCTGGTCATGCTGGCAAAGGCGGCGGAGGAAGGGCGCAAGGCACGAATCTTGGCTAGCTCCAGTCCTGGATGCAGCCACGGCCCATCTGATCCAAACAACAATTTGCCTGGCCCGGCACGGACAAAAGCTTCTTCCAGCAGGTCAAACCGGCGCACGCCAGCCGTGTCGGCAAACAAGTTCGGATGCCGCACGATCAGATCAATCACCCGGCGTTGCGCGGCCCAGTCATCGGCAAAGCTGCCTAAATGTGCAAAGACAAAGGCCACATCAGGATGGGTTTGTGCCAGCAAATCCAGCGGGCCAGTATCGCCACCCGGGTCATACAGCACCGGTAATTGCCAGCGGCGGGCGGCGTCGCAAATCTGCCGGTTGATGCGTGCGTCGTGCCGATGCACCTTGATGCCGCGCAAGCCCAGTTGGAGCACCGCTTCTTCGATCATGCGGTGCACACGTTCCCGGTCGCGCTGGCCGTGGATCATGGCAAAGCCAATCCAGCGCTGCGGTTCGGCGCGGACCAGCGCGGCAACGTCACGGTTGCCTTGCGCGTAGTCAGACTGGAATACCGGCAGCAGCACGGTGCGGCCTATGCCAGCTTCAGTCGCACGGCGGGCGTAATCGGCTAGCGGGGCGGTGGTATCCCACGGGCCGGTCATGCCATCGCCCTGGCCCGCATGGCAGTGAAAATCGATAATCATGCTGCTAACTCGAATTCGGCGCCCGGTAGCAAGAGGAGCTGGTTGCCTGGTGCTCTGGCCGAAGTCAACCCGCCCGGGAGCAAGTTACGAATCGTCAAACCGCCAGGACCAACTCTCAGTGTGCCTTGCAAACGATCATTCGACACCCGTGGGCCGAGTGCGCGTACCAGCGCGTGTTCAACTGCCGCCAAGTCTTGCGGGCGCTCGACGCTGGCCGACCAGGCACTTAATCCGCCATCGCGATGGCGTACAGCGCACCACAAATGCTGACGTAGCCGTTGCGGCAGGTTTTGCGACATGCCGACGTAAACGGGTAAGGAGCCCCGCATTAGCATGTAGATACCCGCGCCGCGCGAGCCATTCATGGCATCGGTCAGGCTGTTCCAGTATTGCCAGCGCAAAACGAGATTGGCCGATTTGGGGCTGGATTCAAACTCCAGTTCCAGTTGGCGGCTTTCATTCAACAAGCCTCTCATTACCTGCGGCACGATACTCAAACCAACCAATTCCAGCACGCCGCTGCTTTTCTGTTGTCGGGCCAGCAAACAAGCCCGGCAGCACGCGCCGGTGCTTTGATACTTGGCGGTGCCGACGCGCGGCTGGCTGCTGACGCGGCGCGCGCGGCTGATGATGAGCCGCAAATCCTGGATCAGCATTTGTGGCGGGGTTCCGGCGGGGTAGCTGCGCGCGTCGGCAATCAGCCGCAGCAAGCGCCGCATGCGCCACGGTGCAAGTTCCAGCGTTTCTCCATCGGCAGTTTTAAACATGCTGGCGGTCCTCCGTGAGGCGGGTTCTGGCCGGTTCTGCCGCGGGTTTGGGCAACTGCGGGGCCAGTGTAGCCATCGCCAATAACAAGGCATCGATATCGGCTTGGCGATGATTGGCGCGCAAGATCACCGCCAGCGCGTAACGTCCCTCGCGCTGCCGCAATAAGGCCGTGCGAAAACCACTGGCGCGCAAACCGGTATGCAAGGCTTGCGTACGTTCTGCGGTCGCCAGACACAAATGCTGCAAGGGGTGATTGCGGCGGGACGTTTGCAGATCAGGTAGCTTGCCACGGGCCAGCCGACGCAATCCGAGATGCAGATGTTGCAACAATTGCAATAGTTGCAGCCGCCGTCGCGCGCCGTCGCGCTGGTTGAGTGTCAGCGCGTTCAACCCGGCCCGCAATGCGGTTTCGCTGGCGCTGCTGCAATGGGTCTGGGTGGGGCCGTCACGTGCTACATCGCGGACCAGATTCAGCGGCCCGCACAAGGTGGCCAGGGGCGCACCAAATGCCTTGGCCCACGATGCCAGCAACAACACCGGTTGTGTCCGGCCAAGTGCGGCGTAGCGCAAGGCGCCGCCGCCGCCCTGGCCCCACGGCTGCGGTGCGGACGGGTGTTCGCCCATCAATCCAAGCATCTGGCTATGATCAACCACAATCAAACCTCCATACCGTTGCACCAGTTTCAGGTAACGCGCCAGCGGTACCGGTGCGCCTTCGCGTCGCGTTGCATCGGTGATCACGGCAGGCGGGCGTCCACCCCAACGTTGCTTGATCTGCAGTGTCAGATCGGCCAGATCACCATGGCGGAACCACGTCACCTGCACGCCCATGCCCATTACGCGCTCCAGCCCCCAACGCATGACCGGATACAGTGCCTCGTCGGCGATCAGCGCATGCGTGCGACCCAGACGATCAAACACATCAATGGCCA
This genomic interval from Silvimonas soli contains the following:
- a CDS encoding GIY-YIG nuclease family protein — encoded protein: MFKTADGETLELAPWRMRRLLRLIADARSYPAGTPPQMLIQDLRLIISRARRVSSQPRVGTAKYQSTGACCRACLLARQQKSSGVLELVGLSIVPQVMRGLLNESRQLELEFESSPKSANLVLRWQYWNSLTDAMNGSRGAGIYMLMRGSLPVYVGMSQNLPQRLRQHLWCAVRHRDGGLSAWSASVERPQDLAAVEHALVRALGPRVSNDRLQGTLRVGPGGLTIRNLLPGGLTSARAPGNQLLLLPGAEFELAA
- the pabC gene encoding aminodeoxychorismate lyase is translated as MTMRLINGVPAERLNVADRAFQFGDGVFRTLFLKDGVIPFLGRHLTKLRADAHALDIPAPDDELWLADIRACDVTEATFKLILTRGETPRGYAYPADLAPNRLVQCTPPPVPRRFGESGATVRLCETPAGWQPRLAGIKHLNRLENVLARAEWQDPDIFEGLLLDRDGCVLEGTMTNLLMLEAGRLVTPLLESGGVAGVMRQVALEAAQALGWSSAQERIALPRLLAAERVWLCNSLIGVVPVGTLEQARWEAHPADEVLTQAIAQMASQESIPL
- a CDS encoding aminotransferase class I/II-fold pyridoxal phosphate-dependent enzyme, with product MIDFATALYLGLQHPATQLGFYPALTTGAPASLATAPLATLLAAQAAELQGCEAGMVAPSTLHLAIDVFDRLGRTHALIADEALYPVMRWGLERVMGMGVQVTWFRHGDLADLTLQIKQRWGGRPPAVITDATRREGAPVPLARYLKLVQRYGGLIVVDHSQMLGLMGEHPSAPQPWGQGGGGALRYAALGRTQPVLLLASWAKAFGAPLATLCGPLNLVRDVARDGPTQTHCSSASETALRAGLNALTLNQRDGARRRLQLLQLLQHLHLGLRRLARGKLPDLQTSRRNHPLQHLCLATAERTQALHTGLRASGFRTALLRQREGRYALAVILRANHRQADIDALLLAMATLAPQLPKPAAEPARTRLTEDRQHV
- a CDS encoding amidohydrolase family protein, which encodes MIIDFHCHAGQGDGMTGPWDTTAPLADYARRATEAGIGRTVLLPVFQSDYAQGNRDVAALVRAEPQRWIGFAMIHGQRDRERVHRMIEEAVLQLGLRGIKVHRHDARINRQICDAARRWQLPVLYDPGGDTGPLDLLAQTHPDVAFVFAHLGSFADDWAAQRRVIDLIVRHPNLFADTAGVRRFDLLEEAFVRAGPGKLLFGSDGPWLHPGLELAKIRALRPSSAAFASMTSGNALRLLRRAGRSTTGVPDARRLRSHHPLSG
- a CDS encoding sigma 54-interacting transcriptional regulator, which translates into the protein MRVVLDQEDARRLGQSLRQHGLPESLDLSGDGDGLLAVVILAEEKRVSAAAERWLRHQPLPDAFIIGCTRGTRCYCQPQDWWPVAICDLVSADDQDTLLTELALRLARLAEMEAVLASDWLHERAVGCSAIWRQTLRMVAEVGRFGHGACLLLGESGCGKELLARLVHDLDPKRRRGPFVVVDCTTLSPELSGSELFGHAKGAFTHALTARDGAVALADGGTLFLDEVGELELPLQARLLRVIQEHTYKRVGEDNWRQSDFRLTCATNRDLEAEVVAGRFRADLYFRITQWTVRAPCLAERREDIPLLVRHFLAESGQAIPQVMPEVMQQLVRADYPGNVRELRNVVLRMADRQQGFHVLSTGGLQGIGLVADMVFAGTNGSWEQALAEAVEGALDAGLGLKGIGQLAESVAVQVAVRRAGSTTRAAELLGVTPRALQLRRQGRQPDSG